One genomic segment of Leptospira wolbachii serovar Codice str. CDC includes these proteins:
- a CDS encoding aminotransferase class V-fold PLP-dependent enzyme: MLPNHSELPSFPPFANWKGISQYFPVQADSVWLNYCGTTPVSTYAIEMMNLYFQEYAKYGIFAPNFAEPAIKASIRGYIAEILACDPSEIGIVHNTSEGINLYSHSIQIPKGKRILVLENEYPSNVYPWEHWKEKGVSLEFIPVGKTPEEFLFNLKQELEKGNVYILSLSPVHWCTGVVFDLEAVSQLCENHHTKLVIDGSQAVGHIALDFGKIKVAFCAFAAWKWLLGPLGLGVVYLSKEESKGFKLIFKGQASVVNDSSYFPYRDEWKPAADQFEQSTINFNDWIYFYASLRMLSTLGFSRVRDRIYEVADLFKKALHELGFSLESDAFPTIKTGILAITGHKDPSKFQPEAIQSFLKQKGITTAVRLGRLRMAPHIAIEEEHVVRVRDALKEYLSLS, from the coding sequence ATGCTTCCTAATCACTCTGAACTTCCCTCTTTTCCTCCCTTTGCAAACTGGAAAGGGATCTCCCAATACTTTCCTGTACAAGCTGATTCTGTTTGGTTGAACTATTGCGGAACCACACCTGTCTCCACTTATGCCATCGAGATGATGAATCTCTACTTTCAGGAATATGCCAAGTACGGTATCTTTGCTCCGAACTTTGCCGAACCTGCGATCAAAGCCTCCATTCGTGGATATATTGCAGAAATTCTCGCTTGTGATCCTTCTGAGATAGGAATCGTACATAACACAAGTGAAGGAATCAATCTTTATTCCCATAGCATCCAGATTCCAAAAGGGAAACGGATTTTAGTTTTGGAGAACGAATACCCAAGTAATGTGTATCCTTGGGAACATTGGAAAGAGAAGGGAGTCAGTTTAGAATTTATCCCCGTGGGAAAAACTCCCGAAGAATTTCTTTTCAATCTAAAACAGGAGTTAGAAAAAGGGAATGTATATATCCTTAGCCTATCACCTGTTCATTGGTGCACAGGTGTGGTTTTTGATCTGGAAGCCGTATCCCAACTTTGTGAGAACCATCACACCAAACTTGTGATTGATGGAAGCCAAGCCGTAGGACATATTGCCCTCGATTTTGGAAAAATCAAAGTGGCTTTTTGTGCCTTTGCTGCTTGGAAGTGGTTACTCGGTCCCTTAGGACTTGGGGTTGTTTATTTATCCAAAGAAGAATCCAAAGGATTTAAGCTTATTTTCAAAGGCCAAGCGAGTGTGGTCAACGATTCCAGTTATTTTCCTTATAGAGATGAATGGAAACCAGCCGCCGACCAATTTGAACAAAGTACCATCAATTTCAATGATTGGATTTATTTTTATGCATCCCTTCGGATGTTGTCGACACTTGGATTTTCTCGAGTGAGAGATCGTATCTATGAAGTTGCGGATCTTTTTAAAAAAGCTCTCCATGAACTTGGATTTTCTTTGGAATCGGATGCTTTTCCCACTATTAAAACAGGGATTCTTGCCATCACGGGTCATAAAGATCCCTCCAAATTCCAACCAGAAGCCATCCAATCTTTCTTAAAACAAAAAGGGATCACAACTGCTGTGCGGTTGGGTAGGCTCCGAATGGCACCTCATATTGCGATTGAAGAAGAACATGTAGTCCGAGTGAGAGATGCCCTAAAAGAATACTTGAGCTTAAGTTAA
- a CDS encoding carbon-nitrogen hydrolase family protein: protein MKFKAAAVQVTSTARVSNNLTKCRQLVEEAASAGAKVIGLPENFSFMGTESEKKNLLGQIEEETTAFLKETAKDLRIYLLGGGFPTKAPTGKVYNTAVITDPSGKEVFRYHKAHLFNAVVGDGFNYSESNSTESGGKVPDVIQTEYGKISSAICYDIRFPELFRSLSEKGVELCFLPAAFTVPTGEAHWHVLLRARAIENFMYVLAPGQTGIHDPHGKRKTFGHSLIISPWGEILDEIDNEEGFAIADIDLQKLSDIRNQLPSLNHRLF from the coding sequence ATGAAATTTAAAGCCGCCGCAGTGCAAGTCACAAGTACAGCAAGAGTCTCAAATAACCTAACTAAGTGTAGGCAACTTGTGGAAGAGGCGGCCAGTGCTGGTGCCAAAGTCATAGGCCTTCCTGAAAACTTTTCCTTTATGGGAACAGAATCGGAGAAAAAAAATCTCCTCGGTCAAATCGAAGAGGAGACGACCGCTTTTCTAAAAGAGACAGCAAAAGACTTGAGGATCTACCTTTTGGGGGGAGGATTCCCGACCAAGGCTCCTACTGGTAAAGTATACAACACGGCTGTCATTACTGACCCAAGTGGAAAAGAAGTATTTCGTTATCATAAAGCCCACCTTTTCAACGCAGTTGTAGGTGATGGATTCAATTATAGTGAATCTAATTCCACGGAAAGTGGAGGAAAGGTTCCCGATGTCATCCAAACAGAATACGGAAAAATCTCTTCGGCAATTTGTTACGACATTCGATTTCCAGAACTATTTCGCAGTCTTTCGGAGAAGGGTGTAGAGTTATGTTTTTTGCCGGCAGCCTTTACTGTCCCCACCGGAGAAGCGCATTGGCATGTATTACTTCGAGCTCGAGCGATCGAAAATTTTATGTATGTGTTAGCGCCGGGGCAAACGGGAATCCATGACCCGCATGGGAAACGCAAAACCTTTGGTCATTCTCTTATCATTTCCCCTTGGGGAGAAATTTTAGATGAAATAGACAATGAGGAAGGATTTGCCATTGCCGATATCGACTTACAAAAGTTAAGCGATATTAGAAATCAACTCCCGAGTTTGAACCATCGTCTGTTTTAA
- a CDS encoding alpha/beta fold hydrolase — MSERQIYNWKNHRLTYVKHKSLNPKSKETIVLIGGWCSAAGYWGLNIPFFRELGDVIELDLVGHYPAEIFDQKKGLTLQDFLETQAQGIWASAGEKDITLVGHSTGGMAVLAIASLFPQRIKQVISIAPFVHGPVPGILKIGVVGLRANLGSFFDFGFKVGKSLPKALQIGFSYGVYDSAAFHAREEIKQFLKEYNPQFECLNPRQILMILEMLDRTDIRPIVFGNRVPTLIMRGEEDPIIPGKDVMELERTTPHVKAVLFSECGHFVHMEKQKAAEKVMKDFILMKKSSTTKKSFF; from the coding sequence ATGTCAGAAAGACAAATTTATAACTGGAAAAATCATAGACTCACTTATGTAAAACATAAGTCACTCAATCCCAAGTCCAAAGAGACAATTGTTCTCATTGGTGGTTGGTGTTCGGCGGCAGGGTATTGGGGTCTTAACATTCCTTTTTTTCGTGAACTAGGAGATGTCATTGAACTCGACTTAGTCGGTCATTATCCGGCAGAAATATTTGATCAAAAAAAAGGTTTAACCCTCCAAGACTTTTTAGAAACACAAGCACAAGGAATTTGGGCCTCTGCGGGAGAAAAGGACATCACACTCGTTGGCCATTCTACTGGTGGGATGGCGGTCCTTGCGATTGCTTCTCTATTCCCACAAAGGATCAAACAAGTGATTTCCATTGCTCCTTTTGTTCATGGTCCAGTTCCTGGGATTTTAAAAATCGGAGTGGTCGGACTTCGTGCCAACTTAGGTAGTTTTTTCGATTTTGGATTTAAAGTGGGGAAATCTCTCCCAAAAGCCTTACAAATTGGATTTTCCTATGGTGTGTACGACTCTGCAGCCTTCCATGCAAGAGAAGAAATCAAACAATTCTTAAAAGAATATAACCCACAATTTGAATGTTTGAATCCAAGACAAATCCTTATGATTCTTGAGATGTTAGATCGCACTGACATTCGGCCCATTGTGTTTGGAAATAGAGTTCCCACCCTCATCATGCGAGGAGAAGAAGATCCCATCATCCCAGGAAAGGACGTAATGGAATTAGAAAGAACCACTCCTCATGTAAAAGCAGTTTTATTTTCTGAATGTGGACATTTTGTACACATGGAAAAACAAAAAGCAGCAGAAAAAGTGATGAAAGACTTTATCCTAATGAAAAAATCTTCAACGACAAAAAAATCTTTTTTTTAA
- a CDS encoding bile acid:sodium symporter family protein, with protein MFTKISKQIVNAFPLVLLLISGIGFIYPEKIIWFQGSWITYSLGAIMLGMGLTLEAEDFVRILKQPKPILIGTVLQYTIMPVLGYTLGYVFQLPEPYAVGLILVSCCPGGTASNVITFLSKADVPLSVTLTSVSTILGILMTPFLVALLIGSRLEIDRLGLVITTFQVILVPVALGLFLKSLFPKLTKEIQDFFPVLSVLLIAMIVASIIASGKETILQSDFRIFFAVILLHLGGFGLGGIFSFYLTKNPKTAKTISIEVGMQNSGLGAVLARTHFLDPSTAIPSALSSLTHSLLGSLFATYFRKEPKKPAIVD; from the coding sequence ATGTTCACAAAAATTTCTAAACAAATCGTGAATGCCTTCCCTTTGGTTTTACTTCTTATCTCAGGGATTGGATTTATATATCCAGAAAAGATCATTTGGTTTCAAGGTTCTTGGATCACGTATAGCCTCGGTGCTATTATGCTTGGGATGGGACTGACACTTGAGGCAGAGGACTTCGTTCGTATTTTAAAACAGCCAAAACCTATTTTGATTGGAACGGTTTTACAATATACTATCATGCCAGTTCTTGGTTATACGTTAGGTTATGTATTCCAATTGCCAGAACCCTATGCAGTGGGACTTATCCTTGTGTCTTGTTGTCCTGGGGGAACTGCCTCCAATGTCATTACCTTCTTATCGAAAGCCGATGTTCCTTTGAGTGTGACTTTAACTTCTGTCTCTACCATCCTTGGAATCCTTATGACACCTTTTCTTGTGGCCCTTCTCATTGGCAGTCGGTTGGAGATCGATCGTTTGGGTCTTGTGATCACTACCTTCCAAGTGATCTTAGTTCCTGTGGCTCTTGGTTTGTTTTTAAAGTCACTCTTCCCGAAACTCACAAAAGAGATTCAGGATTTCTTTCCGGTTCTCTCTGTTTTACTCATTGCGATGATTGTGGCTTCTATCATTGCGAGTGGAAAAGAAACCATCCTCCAATCGGACTTTCGCATTTTTTTTGCGGTGATTCTTTTGCATCTAGGCGGGTTTGGACTGGGAGGGATCTTTAGCTTTTATCTCACCAAAAATCCCAAAACGGCAAAAACCATTTCGATTGAAGTGGGGATGCAAAATTCCGGGCTCGGGGCGGTTTTGGCTCGGACCCACTTTCTAGATCCGAGCACCGCCATTCCTAGTGCTTTATCGAGTTTGACTCATTCGCTCTTGGGAAGTTTATTTGCGACCTATTTCAGAAAGGAACCGAAAAAACCCGCTATTGTCGATTGA
- the alr gene encoding alanine racemase: MLSSRIYLSRSAFSHNIALFRKLIGPKTKFTAIIKSNAYGHGLLATASIALDAGADYLGVNSLEEALSIRKVFSKATVLIMGSIPNLKERKESLADENFWVMVSRVEEMEILAKLSPTPKIHLKVDTGMSRLGIPTNSAEVLAKEIFEKKLPLSGIATHFASTEDFTEHSYSMLQLGRFQDTIDTFAKHGFIDLICHCASSASAMLFSEARMDLVRVGISLYGLWPSLETKLSLSLMKKDVGMLKPALTWKTQIQHIQNLNQGSFIGYGSTYKTTHDTKLAVVPVGYYEGLDRKLSNNGYMLVRGERAKILGRICMNMTMLDITHIPDASIGDDVVIIGKSGNETISADDHATWTGTINYEVVTKILGSFPRIIED, encoded by the coding sequence GTGCTCTCTTCTCGGATTTACCTCTCACGGTCGGCGTTTAGTCACAATATCGCCCTTTTCCGCAAACTCATTGGACCCAAAACCAAGTTTACTGCCATCATCAAATCCAATGCCTATGGGCATGGACTCCTCGCCACGGCTTCCATCGCCCTCGATGCTGGTGCGGATTATTTGGGGGTCAATTCTTTAGAAGAGGCCTTATCCATTCGCAAGGTTTTTTCCAAAGCAACAGTTCTCATTATGGGGAGCATTCCCAACTTAAAAGAGAGAAAGGAGTCTCTCGCCGATGAAAATTTTTGGGTGATGGTCTCTCGTGTGGAAGAAATGGAAATCTTAGCCAAACTTTCCCCCACTCCCAAAATCCATTTAAAAGTCGATACAGGAATGTCAAGACTGGGAATTCCAACAAATAGTGCCGAAGTCCTTGCCAAAGAAATTTTTGAGAAAAAACTCCCTCTTTCTGGGATTGCCACTCACTTTGCGAGTACAGAAGATTTTACAGAACATAGTTATTCTATGTTACAATTGGGAAGATTCCAAGATACTATTGATACATTCGCCAAACACGGGTTTATTGACCTAATTTGTCATTGTGCTTCTTCTGCCTCTGCAATGTTATTTTCGGAAGCAAGGATGGATTTGGTTCGTGTGGGGATTTCTCTCTATGGACTTTGGCCAAGTCTAGAAACCAAACTTTCTCTCTCTCTTATGAAAAAAGATGTAGGGATGTTGAAACCAGCACTTACGTGGAAAACACAAATCCAACACATCCAAAACCTAAACCAAGGAAGTTTTATTGGTTATGGGTCCACATATAAGACCACTCACGATACGAAATTGGCAGTTGTTCCCGTCGGATACTATGAGGGACTGGATCGGAAACTATCCAATAATGGATATATGTTAGTTCGTGGTGAACGTGCTAAAATTTTGGGAAGGATCTGTATGAATATGACTATGCTCGATATCACACATATCCCAGATGCATCCATTGGTGATGATGTAGTCATTATCGGAAAATCTGGAAACGAAACCATATCAGCAGATGACCATGCGACTTGGACGGGAACTATCAATTATGAAGTGGTAACAAAAATTCTAGGATCCTTTCCCCGCATCATAGAAGACTAG